ATAAATTCTATGACTTTAAAAGAGCGTGAAAACCCCGATCTTTTAAACAATAGCAGAAAAAGACGTTTGGCGCAAGGCGCGGGTCTTAGTCAGGTAGAAGTTAATAGATTTCTTAAACAATTTACAAACGCTTCAAAAATCGCTAAGAAATTTTCAGGAAAAGATGGTATGAGAGGACTTGGAAATTTACTCTCTCAAGCCAAGATAAATCGCCCTAGTTAAAAATGGGCTTAAATTTGGGTATAATTGTGCCTAAATTTAAGCCTTATTTAAAAATTTAGAAGGAGAAACAAGATATGGCAACAGTAGTAAGACTAACAAGAATGGGACGCAAGAAAAGACCATTTTATCGTATAGTTGTAACAGACAGCAGAAAAAGAAGAGACGGCGGCTGGATAGAGTCTATAGGATATTATAATCCAATGGTTGAGCCTGAAGTTGTTAAATTTGATGCTGAGCGCCTTGCTTATTGGAAGGGTGTTGGTGCACAACTTAGCGATAGAGTTGCAAAAATAACTAGCAAATAATAACAATGGTTGAAGATTTTTTACGCGAATACGCAAAACTTATAGCAGATTTTCCCGACAAAGTAAAAGTCGAAAGAGTAGAGTTGGGAGAAAATTTCGCCGAAGTGATAGTCTATGCCGATAAGGTAGATACCGGTAAACTCATAGGAAAAGACGGCAGAATGATAAATGCTATAAAAACTGTAATAATAGGTTGCAAGGCAAAAGATGCGACTTCATATAGGGTTACGGTAAAGCCGCTTGAAGAGTGATCTGGTAGAAGTCGGCATACTTGGTAAAAGCGTCGGCTTAAAAGGGTTTCTTAAGCTTCACGACAAAAGCGATTTTCCTAAGCAATTTAAAAAAGATGCGAAATTTATAGATAAAGACGGTAACGAGCTAGTTGTAAAAAGCTTTAATAGCGCAAATAGCTCTATCCTTTTTTATGATTTTGAAGATGTCGATTTAGCTAAAACTCTTACAAATCGCACTATATATACCACTAAAGAACTTACTCGTCAAACTTGCAAGCTAAAAAAAGATGAGTTTTTTTATTTTGACATTTTGGGATGTAAAATTTACGAAAATGAGCAAAATTTAGGAGTAGTTGAGGATATAGAAGACGGCAGTGCAAATCATCTTTTTTATATTAAGACTGATAATGAGCTTGTGCAAAAAGGACTTGCTAAGAATTTTTACATACCATATATAAGCGCCTACGTAGAAAAAATAGATATACAAAACAAGATAATTTATACCAAAAACGCTTTTTTGATCTTAGAAAATTCATGATTAAATTCACATTTATCACGCTTTTTGAAAATTTAATCAAGCCTTATTTTACGGACTCTATCTTAGGTCGCGCAACTAACGAAGGACTAATAAAGCTTGAGTTTGTAAATCCAAGAAATTTTAGTAAAGATAAGCATAAAAAAGTTGATGATTATATGATAGGAGGGGGAGCAGGACTTCTTATGAGCGTTCAGCCTCTTGAAGATGCGATAAAATCTGTAAAAGACAAAAACTTAAATACTCATATTGTTTTTTTAACTCCTGCCGCAAAGAAATTTGAACAAGAAGATGCAAAAAGGCTGTCTAAAAAAAAGCATATTTGCTTTATTTGCGGAAGATACGAAGGGGTTGATGAGAGAATTGTCGAAAGATACGTAGATGAAGTTTTTTGCATAGGCGATTTTGTGCTTACCGGTGGAGAGTTGCCGGCCCTTTGTATGAGTGATGCTATATCTAGGAATATAAGCGGAGTTTTGGGCAATGAAGAGAGTTTAAGTGAAGAGAGTTTTGAGCAAGGACTTTTAGAATCTCCGGCTTTTACCAGGCCAAATATATATGAAAATTTAAATGTTGTTTCAGACTTTTTAAAGGGAAATCATGCTAAAATCAAGGCTTTAAAAAATGATATGGCGTGCTTCAAAACTAGGTTTTTCCGTCCTGATTTATACCGAAAATACAAGCCGCTGATGAAGGATAAAAGATGAGAAATAAGTATATTGAAGCATTTGAAAATGCTCAAATAGCAAGCAAGTCTGTGCCTGAATTTCGTGCCGGCGATACACTTCGTGTAGCTATTCGCATTAAAGAAGGCGATAAAACTAGAGTTCAAAACTTTGAAGGTGTCTGTATAGCTAGACGCGGAAGGGGAACCGGTGAAACATTTATGATCAGAAAAATCGGTGCAAACAGTGTTGGCGTTGAGAGAATTTTCCCAATCTACAGCGACAGCCTTGAGAGTATAACTGTGTTAAGACGCGGTCGCGTAAGACGTGCGAAACTATTCTACCTTCGCGATAGACGCGGTAAATCTGCACGTATTAGGGAGCTTAAAAAGTAAAATTTATTGTTTTTTGAAAAATGGTGAAATTTATAAATTTCACCTCTACTCTTTTATTTATATTTTAAATTAAACTACTTAATTAATAAAAAGAACTTTTTATATTAATATAAAACAAAATATTTTATATTGGTTTTTTGCTACAAAAAATATTATTCATTATGCTACATAACTATGAAATTACCAATATTCAAATTTTTAAATTTTATTTTTAACTGTTATAAAGGTTACTTTTTATATCATTTTTGAAATGAAAATTTCATTTTTATAGAGTTACTTATCCGTTACTTTGCAATAATCTTAACAATATATTCATATATTTTGATATTGTATCGCAAATTGAAGAAGTATTATTATATATTTCTATTTTAAATAGACTAATATTTTATTTTAAATTAATATTAATAATATTATCGATGTTGACGTAAATATACTTTATTTTTAATTATATTTTAAAAATATTTTCAAAGTGTAATTACCATGAAATGCTATTATATAGATGAATTATCAAAAAAATGTTAGCACAGCGTCTGTTTGTCATAATCAACCAAAATATATTTAATCTTTTTAAAGCTTTATTTAATATTAATGAGCTTATTTTCTAATAATTATAAATATTTTTAAAAATAAAAATAAAGAAAAAATTAATAGTTTAATTTAAAAATTATAAAATTTGTAGTATAGTTTCAGTAATCAAAATTTTTTTAAAGGAGACCGTTATGGGTTTTAGAAAAGAACATGATTTCATAGGTGAGCTTGAGATCTCTAACGACGTTTATTATGGTGTTCAAACTTTCAGAGCACTTGAGAACTTCCACATGAGTGGAAGAAAACTTAGTGACTATCCTTATTTTATAAAAGCTTTCGCTCAAATTAAAAAAGCTGCTGCGCTAGCCAATAAAGAAGTTGGCGTACTTGATGGCGCTAAAGCCGAGGCTATAGCAAAAGCTTGCGATAGATTGATTGCAGGAGAATTTCAAGATCAATTCGTTGTTGATATGATTCAAGGTGGTGCTGGAACTTCTACAAATATGAATTCAAACGAAGTTATTACAAATATTGCACTTGAAAGCATGGGACATAAAAAAGGCGAATATCAATACCTTCATCCAAATGACCATACAAACCTAGGTCAAAGTACAAACGACACATACCCAAGCTCTATCAAAGTAGCCGCTTATGCAAAACTAACAGATCTTTTAAAGGCTATGGAACTTCTTAAAACAGAACTTGAAGTAAAAGCAAAAGATTTTAAAGATATTATAAAAATGGGTAGAACTGAGCTTGAGGATGCTGTTCCTACAACACTTGGAAATACATTTAATGCATTTGCGAGCTATATTAAAAGCGATATAGAAAAAATCACAGCTGCTCGTGAATCGATGACATATCTAAATATGGGCGCTACTGCTATCGGAACAGGCATTAACTGCCATCCAGATTATAAAGCTTCTGTTCATAAAATTCTAAGCCAAATTACAGGTGTAAACTTTAAACCAGCAGACGACTTCATAGCTGCTACTCAAGATACTGCGGATTTCGTTCATGTAAGTGGCGCATTAAAAACAGCTGCAGTTCGCTTAAGCAAAATCGCAAACGACCTTCGCTTAATGAACTCTGGTCCAAGATGCGGTTTAGGTGAGATAAATTTACCACAAATGCAACCAGGAAGTTCAATTATGCCTGGTAAAGTAAACCCTGTTATAGCTGAAGTTGTAGGTGAGGCTTGCTATGAGGTAATCGGAAATGACGTTACTATTATGCTTTGCTCAGAAAGAGGAGAATTTGAGCTAAATGCGTTTGAACCAGGAATCGCTTATGCGCTATTTAACTCTATATTTATCCTAGAAAATGCTATGAAAACTCTAGCTGAGAAAGCTATTAGAAAACTAACCGCAAATCCTGAAGCTTGCTTGAAATCAGTTCTTGGATCAGTCGGTATAGTTACGGCATTTAATCCTTATATAGGATATGAAAAATCAGCAAGTATTGCCAAAGAAGCTCTTCAAACAGGTAAAGCTGTTGGCGATATCTGCTTGGAGAGAGGCTATCTAAGCAAAGAAGAGATCGATAAAATTTTAGAGCCTAAAAATATGCTAAACCCTCATATGGGTAAATAAACTTCATTAAACATACCAAAATAAATTTGTTATGTTTAAAATTTGTGTTTTGAAATAAATCTTTATAAAGGAGTTTTTATGGATATAATGCTGATTTTGCAGATTATAGTCCTATTCGGAGGTATCTACCTAGGTGTTAAGCTAGGTGGTATGGCTGTTGGCTACGCAGGTGGTCTTGGTGTCGTTGTTTTAGCGATACTTGGTATGAAGGTGGAGATGAAAGGTATTCCTATTGATGTTGTCCTTATCATCGCTTCTGTTATATCTGCTATTACAGCTATGCAAGTTGCCGGTGGTCTTGACTATCTTGTTCAGGTTGCATCTAAAATTTTACGCAAAAATCCAAAACAAATCAACTACTTGGCCCCTACTGTTACTTATATGCTAACAATGTTTGCAGGAACAGGTCACACAGCTTTTTCAATGCTTCCTGTTATTACAGAGGTTGCCAAAGGACAAAACATTAAGCCCTCAGCACCTCTTGCACTTTCTGTTGTTTCATCTCAGGTTGCGATTACTGCCAGCCCGATTTCAGCTGCTTTCGTTGCTATGACAGGTGTTGTCGAGCCACTTGGTGTTAGCTATCCGATGCTACTATTTATATGCGTCTCTACAACATTTGTTGCTATGCTTGCAACTGCGTTTTTTGTAAATAAATTTTACGATTTAGATCTTTCAAAAGACCCAATCTACCAAGAGAGACTTGCAAAAGGTCTAGTAGAAGAGGTTAAAGATGCTGAGTATAAAGAGCTTAAACCATATGCGAAGAAATCTGTTGCAATATTTGGTATAGGCGTTTTAATAGTTGTTGCTTATGCATTGCTTATTTCAAAAAGTTTAGGACTGATTCAAAACCCAATCCTAACAAGAGATAACGCAATTATCAGCTTTATGCTAACAATAGGCTTTATGATTGTTGTACTTTGCAAGGTTGATACAGGTAAACTACTTTCAACAAGCACATTCCAAAGCGGTATGAACGCAATCATCTGCGTTATCGGTATCGCATGGCTTGGAACAACATTTGTTAACGGTCACCTTGAAGGCATTAAAGATGTAGCTAAAAACGTGGTTACTCAGTATCCATTTATTTTGGCTGTGGCGCTTTACTTCCTAAGTTCCTTGCTATACTCTCAAGCTGCTACAACTCGTGTTATGATGCCTGCTATTGCAGTTGCTCTTGGTATGACAAGCCCTGAAAATTCACAAAACGTTTGGATTCTAGTTGCTTCATTTGCAGCCGTTTCAGGACTATTCGTTCTACCTACATATCCTACAACACTAGGTGCTATCGCGATGGATGATACAGGAACTACAAAAGTTGGTAAATTTGTATTTAACCATTCATTCTTTATTCCTGGTACAATCATGGTTGCGATCTCTGTTGCACTAGGATTTTTAATAGCTCCTGTTCTTCTATAAGAACAAAATAAATTTAGCCAAGAGACACTCTCTTGGCTTTTTTAAATTTTAAAAGGATAATAAGATGAAAAGAGTTGGAATTTTAGGCGGAATGGGACCACTTGCTACAATAGATTTATACGCTAAAATGGTTGAACTTACAGATGCTAAAAAAGATCAAGACAATATACCTATAATCATCGATAATTATCCACAAATTCCTGATAGAACCGCCTATATACTTCACGGTGGGCAAGATCCGTTTCCTTTTATGAAAGAGGCTGCTTTAAGGCTTAAAAACGCAGGATGTGAAGCGGTTTGCATGGCGTGCAATACGGCTCACTATTTTGCAGATAGGCTTGTAGAAGATACGGGGATTAATCTACTTCATATAGCAGGCATTGCCGTAGATGCGATTAAAAAAGAGTATCCAAATGCTAAAAAAATAGCCGTTATAGCGACAACAGGAACTACAAAGGCTAAAATTTACGAGAACAAGCTTGTAGAAAACGGCTTTGAGTGTGTGCAAATCCCAGAAAATTTACTTGAAAATATAATGGATTGTATCTATAAAGGCGCGAAAGCAAATAAGCTAAAAGAGTATGTCGAGCTTTTTAATGACACTATAGATCAAATTCAAGCCGATGTTTATATAGCTGCTTGTACCGAAATACCGCTGTTTTTGCCTTATGCAAAGAAAAAAGATAAATTTGTTGATGCGACTCTTGAGCTTGCTAAGGCTGCAGTGAAATTTAGTCTTGAGAAATAGATATTTTATACTAGCTAGCTTACTTACCGCTTTTAACATCTACATTTAAACGCCTATTAAAACAAATTTCTATAAAATCTATATTAATACAAATTTTAAAAGGCATTAGATGTCTCATTTTGAATTCGCAAGCTCGTATTTTGGTGCTTTTGTAATACTTATTTTGTCAATTATAGTATTTAGCTTAATTGTGTTTTTATCAAGCAAAATAGGTAGCAGAATGGCAAATAAAAACTCGGAGCGTCTAAAACTATCTATTTATGAGTGCGGACCAGAGGTTGTCAAGCAGCCAAACAGGATAAATATTCACTACTTTTTATACGCTATCTTGTTTGTGCTTTTCGATGTTGAGGTTATATTTATGTTTCCTTGGGCTGTGGATTTTAAAATTTTAGGATTATTTGGATTTATTGAGATGGCATTTTTCATCATACTTTTATCGATAGGATTTATCTATGCGTGGGGCAAAGGAGCGTTTACGTGGCAAGACATCAGATAAATTATGCACAAAATGGCGGTTTGCCGGTAGTGCTTACTACGGTTGATAAGCTTGTACAATGGGGTAGGAGCAACTCGCTTTGGGCACTTAGCTATGGGCTTGCGTGTTGTGCGATAGAGATGATGGCAAGTGGAGCCAGTAGATATGACTTTGATAGGTTTGGAACGATTTTTAGAGCCTCTCCTAGACACTCTGAGGTAATGATAATAGCCGGAACTCTTACTAAAAAGCATGCCGAATTTACACGTAGGCTATACGATCAGATGGCTGAGCCAAAATGGGTCATATCGATGGGAAGCTGCGCAAATACAGGAGGCATGTTTAATACCTATTCAACTGTGCAAGGAGTGGACCGTATAATTCCAGTTGATATATATCTGCCAGGATGTGCGCCTAGGCCA
This Campylobacter sp. RM16192 DNA region includes the following protein-coding sequences:
- a CDS encoding aspartate ammonia-lyase; this translates as MGFRKEHDFIGELEISNDVYYGVQTFRALENFHMSGRKLSDYPYFIKAFAQIKKAAALANKEVGVLDGAKAEAIAKACDRLIAGEFQDQFVVDMIQGGAGTSTNMNSNEVITNIALESMGHKKGEYQYLHPNDHTNLGQSTNDTYPSSIKVAAYAKLTDLLKAMELLKTELEVKAKDFKDIIKMGRTELEDAVPTTLGNTFNAFASYIKSDIEKITAARESMTYLNMGATAIGTGINCHPDYKASVHKILSQITGVNFKPADDFIAATQDTADFVHVSGALKTAAVRLSKIANDLRLMNSGPRCGLGEINLPQMQPGSSIMPGKVNPVIAEVVGEACYEVIGNDVTIMLCSERGEFELNAFEPGIAYALFNSIFILENAMKTLAEKAIRKLTANPEACLKSVLGSVGIVTAFNPYIGYEKSASIAKEALQTGKAVGDICLERGYLSKEEIDKILEPKNMLNPHMGK
- a CDS encoding KH domain-containing protein, translating into MVEDFLREYAKLIADFPDKVKVERVELGENFAEVIVYADKVDTGKLIGKDGRMINAIKTVIIGCKAKDATSYRVTVKPLEE
- the rimM gene encoding ribosome maturation factor RimM (Essential for efficient processing of 16S rRNA) — its product is MKSDLVEVGILGKSVGLKGFLKLHDKSDFPKQFKKDAKFIDKDGNELVVKSFNSANSSILFYDFEDVDLAKTLTNRTIYTTKELTRQTCKLKKDEFFYFDILGCKIYENEQNLGVVEDIEDGSANHLFYIKTDNELVQKGLAKNFYIPYISAYVEKIDIQNKIIYTKNAFLILENS
- a CDS encoding NAD(P)H-quinone oxidoreductase subunit 3, coding for MSHFEFASSYFGAFVILILSIIVFSLIVFLSSKIGSRMANKNSERLKLSIYECGPEVVKQPNRINIHYFLYAILFVLFDVEVIFMFPWAVDFKILGLFGFIEMAFFIILLSIGFIYAWGKGAFTWQDIR
- a CDS encoding anaerobic C4-dicarboxylate transporter, with the translated sequence MDIMLILQIIVLFGGIYLGVKLGGMAVGYAGGLGVVVLAILGMKVEMKGIPIDVVLIIASVISAITAMQVAGGLDYLVQVASKILRKNPKQINYLAPTVTYMLTMFAGTGHTAFSMLPVITEVAKGQNIKPSAPLALSVVSSQVAITASPISAAFVAMTGVVEPLGVSYPMLLFICVSTTFVAMLATAFFVNKFYDLDLSKDPIYQERLAKGLVEEVKDAEYKELKPYAKKSVAIFGIGVLIVVAYALLISKSLGLIQNPILTRDNAIISFMLTIGFMIVVLCKVDTGKLLSTSTFQSGMNAIICVIGIAWLGTTFVNGHLEGIKDVAKNVVTQYPFILAVALYFLSSLLYSQAATTRVMMPAIAVALGMTSPENSQNVWILVASFAAVSGLFVLPTYPTTLGAIAMDDTGTTKVGKFVFNHSFFIPGTIMVAISVALGFLIAPVLL
- the trmD gene encoding tRNA (guanosine(37)-N1)-methyltransferase TrmD, translating into MKFTFITLFENLIKPYFTDSILGRATNEGLIKLEFVNPRNFSKDKHKKVDDYMIGGGAGLLMSVQPLEDAIKSVKDKNLNTHIVFLTPAAKKFEQEDAKRLSKKKHICFICGRYEGVDERIVERYVDEVFCIGDFVLTGGELPALCMSDAISRNISGVLGNEESLSEESFEQGLLESPAFTRPNIYENLNVVSDFLKGNHAKIKALKNDMACFKTRFFRPDLYRKYKPLMKDKR
- a CDS encoding NuoB/complex I 20 kDa subunit family protein; its protein translation is MARHQINYAQNGGLPVVLTTVDKLVQWGRSNSLWALSYGLACCAIEMMASGASRYDFDRFGTIFRASPRHSEVMIIAGTLTKKHAEFTRRLYDQMAEPKWVISMGSCANTGGMFNTYSTVQGVDRIIPVDIYLPGCAPRPETLQYALMILQKKIRKESSFRAQAPKRLV
- the rpsP gene encoding 30S ribosomal protein S16 — its product is MATVVRLTRMGRKKRPFYRIVVTDSRKRRDGGWIESIGYYNPMVEPEVVKFDAERLAYWKGVGAQLSDRVAKITSK
- the rplS gene encoding 50S ribosomal protein L19 gives rise to the protein MRNKYIEAFENAQIASKSVPEFRAGDTLRVAIRIKEGDKTRVQNFEGVCIARRGRGTGETFMIRKIGANSVGVERIFPIYSDSLESITVLRRGRVRRAKLFYLRDRRGKSARIRELKK
- a CDS encoding aspartate/glutamate racemase family protein, producing MKRVGILGGMGPLATIDLYAKMVELTDAKKDQDNIPIIIDNYPQIPDRTAYILHGGQDPFPFMKEAALRLKNAGCEAVCMACNTAHYFADRLVEDTGINLLHIAGIAVDAIKKEYPNAKKIAVIATTGTTKAKIYENKLVENGFECVQIPENLLENIMDCIYKGAKANKLKEYVELFNDTIDQIQADVYIAACTEIPLFLPYAKKKDKFVDATLELAKAAVKFSLEK